Proteins encoded together in one Anopheles darlingi chromosome 3, idAnoDarlMG_H_01, whole genome shotgun sequence window:
- the LOC125957238 gene encoding uncharacterized protein LOC125957238 has protein sequence MAFVDEGSSFTLVEEDLADELGLDGPNQPLHLQWTGGITRVEKRSRVVTLKISGTPQGHQYTLSGVKTVQKLELPAQTLDSEVLQSKYRHLRGVRLEPYTNERPKLLIGIGHLQVGLVLKCREGTANDPVAVKSRLGWTVCGGADKVHNVAAVQSRSNESHKSDDNGGR, from the exons ATGGCATTCGTGGACGAAGGGTCGTCTTTCacgttggtggaggaggaccTCGCGGACGAGCTCGGCCTAGACGGGCCCAACCAGCCATTACATCTGCAATGGACGGGAGGGATTACTCGCGTGGAGAAGAGATCACGCGTCGTGACCCTAAAGATCTCGGGAACGCCACAGGGTCACCAGTACACTCTGTCCGGAGTGAAGACCGTACAGAAGCTGGAACTACCAGCGCAGACCCTCGACAGCGAAGTTCTACAATCAAAATACCGGCACCTGCGGGGCGTGCGACTGGAACCGTACACGAACGAGCGCCCCAAACTCCTCATCGGGATTGGGCACCTACAAGTAGGGCTGGTACTGAAATGTCGAGAGGGCACAGCGAACGACCCGGTAGCCGTTAAATCCCGCCTGGGGTGGACCGTTTGCGGGGGCGCTGACAAGGTGCATAACGTAGCAGCCGTCCAG TCTCGGAGTAACGAAAGCCACAAGAGTGACGACAACGGAGGACGCTAG